In Mixophyes fleayi isolate aMixFle1 chromosome 11, aMixFle1.hap1, whole genome shotgun sequence, one DNA window encodes the following:
- the TMEM82 gene encoding transmembrane protein 82, giving the protein MRMGLFSYIPGVPLQFWGSVDSLLQGLVGACAVSVLYNFMKVHLYIMCLNDPDRQKEAARIGSQSRLRDLLHLLLLTLLYSLLGPRVGALVTLEFSLRAVSMILSLQKGTQSSQLFLLCQFSLGCGITCSLDYLHEGAPHRTWNLLLAVGLSALIVWQTRRMSRHVGVMYQLHSSKRYCGVCLTLVAWWHEIPAILRRAVNLTFLVSDLASVAVINRDFLNTSEAVKFWTPLTICYTLLVIYMQEEQNQKPTEQMAYQTVFVRMGGLLILMMTVGRWADILHILISLVGELWCLVHAGVMLDICREEDYAARKLFSKKFSAPRNNRELKRTSSLQESD; this is encoded by the exons ATGAGGATGGGTCTCTTCTCCTACATTCCCGGGGTCCCCCTGCAGTTCTGGGGCAGCGTGGACTCCCTGCTACAAG GTCTGGTCGGGGCGTGCGCTGTGTCCGTCCTGTACAACTTCATGAAGGTTCATCTCTATATTATGTGTCTGAA TGACCCGGACAGACAGAAGGAAGCGGCACGCATCGGCTCCCAGTCTCGGCTCAGGGACCTTCTCCATCTCCTGCTCCTCACCCTCCTTTATTCCCTGCTGGGGCCACGAGTCGGGGCCCTGGTGACCCTGGAGTTCTCCCTGCGTGCAGTCTCCATGATCCTGTCTCTCCAGAAG GGCACCCAAAGCTCCCAGCTCTTCCTCCTCTGCCAGTTCTCCCTGGGTTGTGGGATAACCTGCAGCCTGGATTACCTGCACGAAGGAGCCCCCCACCGCACCTGGAACCTGCTACTGGCAGTGGGCCTGTCTGCCCTGATCGTATGGCAGACGAGGCGGATGTCCCGACACGTGGGGGTGATGTACCAGCTGCACAGCAGTAAGCGTTATTGTGGGGTGTGCCTGACGCTGGTGGCATGGTGGCACGAGATCCCGGCCATCCTGCGCCGGGCCGTCAACCTGACGTTCCTTGTGTCAGACCTGGCGTCCGTGGCTGTGATTAACAGGGATTTCCTCAACACCTCGGAAGCCGTAAAATTTTGGACTCCACTGACCATCTGCTACACGCTGCTGGTTATATACATGCAAG AGGAGCAGAACCAGAAGCCCACCGAGCAGATGGCCTATCAGACGGTGTTTGTTCGTATGGGGGGTCTCCTGATCCTCATGATGACGGTGGGCAGATGGGCGGATATCTTACACATCCTCATCTCGCTGGTCGGGGAGCTGTGGTGTCTGGTGCACGCCGGGGTCATGCTGGATATCTGCCGGGAAGAG GATTATGCAGCCAGAAAATTGTTCTCCAAGAAGTTCTCCGCTCCCAGGAATAACAGAGAACTGAAGAGAACGTCCAGCCTGCAGGAATCAGACTGA